In methanogenic archaeon ISO4-H5, the following are encoded in one genomic region:
- a CDS encoding F420H2 dehydrogenase subunit L FpoL, producing MATMIMQYSWLIPLIPVLCFTIVGFLGSKMGKKTHYGGYLVILGTAASFILSLLVTLEYTGFIGAGNYYPDAYEEHIDWFTVGNFTLTFGFYIDILACLMMLFASFISTMIFTYSLGYMGGYEDEYQLKRQRRYFAEVALFLTGMLGLAVSSTLLEMFIFWEIMGLCSYLLIGFWSFNHPEGDDKADNAASAAKKAFLVTRMGDVCLMGGLFILFFAMNGHLEYTYVFNVDNLAAAYSANPGLMTLASLLVFGGVIGKSAQFPLLDWLPDAMAGPTTVSALIHAATMVKAGVYLVARAYPLFLLDPNVMLVVAVIGGVTAFFAATMAMNNMNIKKVLAYSTLSQLGYMFLSLGAGGYLMASAISVEGGHIVIENIAEFTAGALGYSAGCLHMVNHAFFKALLFLCSGSVIHANGTEDMRLMGGLHSKMPKTSITMLIGCLSIAGFPFFAGFFSKDLVLDVVFELFDGNINNTGLIFALLWFLGIVTAFMTAFYMFRLWFMTFKGEYRGHHCHGESPATMTVPLMILSIFAFAAGFIVVFGWEHVFTFSQVGAAANGDAISYFLVGGAGKVFEISLDPVIELFKTWKTYVTIVLVLVAIALAYLMYAKKSINPGRFNKNGKSALYRTISNRYYFPELYNQISWKLGYDVAKGVEFFDRQVIDGTVNGLSSAVVGGGDLMSKAQDGNLHTYASVVVGGIVFLFIVVLVLFGQFGGLF from the coding sequence ATGGCTACCATGATTATGCAGTATTCCTGGCTCATCCCCCTCATCCCCGTGCTCTGCTTCACCATCGTCGGATTCCTCGGAAGCAAGATGGGTAAGAAGACCCACTACGGAGGATACCTCGTTATCCTCGGTACCGCGGCCTCGTTCATCCTCTCGCTTCTGGTTACCCTCGAGTACACCGGTTTCATCGGAGCCGGCAACTACTACCCTGACGCATACGAGGAGCACATCGACTGGTTCACCGTCGGTAACTTCACCCTTACCTTCGGATTCTACATCGATATCCTTGCATGCCTGATGATGCTCTTCGCATCCTTCATCTCCACGATGATCTTCACCTACTCCCTTGGATACATGGGAGGATATGAGGACGAATACCAGCTCAAGAGGCAGAGGAGGTACTTCGCAGAAGTCGCTCTCTTCCTTACCGGAATGCTCGGACTCGCAGTCTCCAGCACCCTTCTTGAGATGTTCATCTTCTGGGAGATCATGGGTCTCTGCTCCTACCTCCTTATCGGATTCTGGAGCTTCAACCACCCTGAGGGAGACGACAAGGCCGACAACGCCGCATCCGCAGCAAAGAAGGCATTCCTCGTCACCAGGATGGGAGATGTATGTCTCATGGGAGGACTGTTCATCCTGTTCTTCGCAATGAACGGTCACCTCGAGTACACCTACGTATTCAACGTCGACAACCTCGCAGCAGCCTACTCCGCGAACCCCGGTCTCATGACCCTTGCCTCGCTCCTCGTCTTCGGTGGAGTCATCGGCAAGTCCGCCCAGTTCCCCCTGCTCGACTGGCTTCCCGACGCAATGGCCGGACCTACCACTGTGTCCGCACTTATCCACGCCGCAACCATGGTCAAGGCGGGAGTGTACCTTGTCGCAAGGGCCTACCCCCTGTTCCTCCTCGACCCCAATGTGATGCTCGTCGTCGCAGTCATCGGAGGAGTCACTGCGTTCTTCGCGGCCACCATGGCAATGAACAACATGAACATCAAGAAAGTCCTGGCTTACTCGACCCTGTCCCAGCTCGGTTACATGTTCCTGTCTCTCGGAGCAGGAGGATACCTCATGGCATCCGCCATTTCTGTTGAGGGAGGACACATCGTCATCGAGAATATCGCAGAGTTCACAGCTGGTGCACTCGGTTACTCCGCAGGATGTCTCCACATGGTGAACCACGCCTTCTTCAAGGCACTGCTCTTCCTGTGTTCCGGATCCGTCATCCACGCCAACGGTACCGAGGATATGCGCCTCATGGGCGGACTCCACTCCAAGATGCCCAAGACCTCCATCACCATGCTGATCGGATGTCTCTCCATCGCCGGATTCCCCTTCTTCGCCGGATTCTTCTCCAAGGATCTCGTCCTCGATGTCGTGTTCGAACTCTTCGATGGCAACATCAACAACACCGGACTCATCTTCGCACTGCTTTGGTTCCTCGGAATCGTTACCGCCTTCATGACCGCATTCTACATGTTCAGGCTGTGGTTCATGACCTTCAAGGGCGAGTACAGGGGACACCACTGCCACGGCGAGTCTCCTGCAACCATGACCGTTCCCCTCATGATCCTTTCAATCTTCGCCTTCGCGGCAGGATTCATCGTGGTCTTCGGATGGGAGCACGTCTTCACCTTCTCCCAGGTCGGTGCAGCCGCCAACGGTGATGCCATCAGCTACTTCCTCGTCGGAGGAGCAGGCAAGGTCTTCGAGATCTCTCTCGACCCTGTCATCGAGCTCTTCAAGACCTGGAAGACCTACGTGACCATCGTACTCGTACTGGTGGCCATCGCACTCGCATACCTTATGTACGCAAAGAAGAGCATCAACCCCGGAAGGTTCAACAAGAACGGCAAGTCCGCTCTCTACAGGACCATCTCCAACAGGTACTACTTCCCCGAGCTGTACAACCAGATCTCCTGGAAGCTCGGATACGATGTTGCCAAGGGCGTTGAGTTCTTCGACAGGCAGGTCATCGACGGAACCGTCAACGGACTCTCCAGTGCCGTTGTCGGCGGAGGTGACCTTATGAGCAAGGCTCAGGACGGTAACCTGCACACCTACGCATCCGTCGTCGTCGGCGGAATCGTGTTCCTGTTCATCGTCGTCCTGGTTCTCTTCGGTCAGTTCGGAGGTCTGTTCTGA
- a CDS encoding F420H2 dehydrogenase subunit K FpoK — translation MIPIEYYLTFAAILFAIGAYGVMAKPNTLIVLMCTELMLNAANINFVAFSAFTGDVYGQVMVIMTISVAAAEVAVGIAILLNAYKVRKSTNADDLTSMRW, via the coding sequence ATGATACCGATTGAGTATTACCTCACCTTCGCAGCAATCCTCTTCGCCATCGGAGCATACGGTGTTATGGCAAAGCCCAACACCCTGATTGTCCTGATGTGCACTGAGCTCATGCTCAATGCAGCCAACATCAACTTTGTCGCGTTCTCCGCATTCACCGGAGACGTCTACGGTCAGGTCATGGTAATCATGACCATCTCCGTGGCAGCAGCCGAGGTAGCGGTCGGTATCGCTATCCTGCTCAACGCATACAAGGTCAGAAAGTCCACGAACGCCGACGATCTCACGTCCATGAGGTGGTAA
- a CDS encoding NADH:ubiquinone oxidoreductase J FpoJ, whose amino-acid sequence MAILEDIWNGFCDFVNYLWCNGDLVAFVILAAISITAAIYVIYDRLPVHSAFYLALVFVTVAVTYFFLEAEFIGVIQLLVYVGAITILFAFSIMLTRRYIQEEDFDDE is encoded by the coding sequence ATGGCAATTCTTGAAGACATTTGGAATGGATTCTGCGACTTCGTGAACTACCTTTGGTGCAACGGAGATCTTGTGGCATTCGTTATCCTTGCCGCAATCAGCATCACCGCCGCCATCTACGTTATCTACGACAGGCTGCCCGTCCACAGTGCGTTCTATCTTGCACTCGTGTTCGTAACCGTCGCCGTGACCTACTTCTTCCTTGAAGCAGAGTTCATAGGTGTGATACAGCTGCTCGTCTACGTCGGTGCAATCACCATCCTGTTCGCGTTCAGCATTATGCTTACCCGCAGGTACATCCAGGAGGAAGATTTCGATGATGAGTAA
- a CDS encoding NADH:quinone oxidoreductase I FpoI, whose translation MSMEYIEKYRDGRHKCWKDLWIVRPIFVTLKLMAKTTVHRPITVLYPYEALWNPDNYRGRPGLDFNKCLGCGMCVKYCPCTAIILVDTPDDAGKTVSRPQINMGRCSFCGYCAEYCPVDAMTVTPVVELAEYTRADLIYGPRRLAYENTTEGMKVKNEVTLYSDFQNGKGEIRHSFFGLDRPELEEKKCISCKKCQKVCPTGAITMVEHGTNAKGKPILWPEVSADKCVSCENCVNACPKSALHLKEVC comes from the coding sequence ATGTCTATGGAATATATTGAAAAATACAGGGACGGAAGGCACAAGTGCTGGAAGGACCTGTGGATCGTCAGGCCTATCTTCGTCACCCTGAAGCTGATGGCCAAGACCACCGTCCACAGACCCATCACCGTCCTTTACCCTTACGAAGCACTCTGGAACCCCGACAACTACCGCGGCCGTCCCGGACTCGACTTCAACAAATGTCTCGGATGCGGAATGTGCGTCAAGTACTGTCCCTGCACCGCAATCATCCTCGTGGACACTCCCGACGATGCGGGCAAGACCGTTTCTAGGCCACAGATTAACATGGGAAGGTGCTCCTTCTGCGGTTACTGCGCAGAGTACTGTCCCGTCGACGCAATGACCGTCACCCCCGTCGTGGAGCTCGCTGAGTACACCAGGGCAGACCTTATCTACGGTCCCCGCAGGCTCGCCTACGAGAACACCACCGAGGGAATGAAAGTCAAGAATGAGGTCACCCTCTACTCTGACTTCCAGAACGGCAAAGGTGAGATCAGGCACTCGTTCTTCGGACTCGACCGGCCTGAACTCGAAGAGAAGAAATGTATCAGCTGTAAGAAGTGCCAGAAGGTCTGTCCTACCGGTGCTATCACTATGGTTGAGCACGGTACCAACGCCAAGGGTAAACCCATCCTGTGGCCCGAGGTCAGTGCAGACAAGTGCGTATCTTGCGAGAACTGCGTCAACGCATGCCCCAAGAGTGCACTTCACCTTAAGGAGGTGTGCTGA
- a CDS encoding NADH dehydrogenase subunit H FpoH, with product MAYTSIIDWITGVYSQHGWADPIQANPYYPFGDAYNLPYDIGMKLWNIIGGAIAWLLDLLFPGNDVSTWLVCDMTNNIFALVLFMVLVFAVVFVACLISLWEERKVLGRGMDRRGTMIGMWGFLQCVADGLKTFMKDNVFSKKVDGMTYWWTVALIIGTSVLIDCMVPLSPRWFVVNYDAGLLIIMGLYALAPFFILVSGWSQNNKYSLIGGIRAAEMMISYEVPLLIIIATAALLAGSLNINDIVMAQTKHFWYVIPMFVGFVTFMICATAESERAPFDLAEAESELVEGWQTEYGGMKWGLIMLADYLRGACSCGIIVLLFFGGWNLPFMEWTYFLGDGIASFHQNFMWWFPAPELTFLLKAWLVFFVMIAIRLGTGRVRTDTILNLGWKVFMPLSILNLVIVLIFKLFIGGVF from the coding sequence ATGGCATACACTAGTATCATCGATTGGATCACTGGCGTCTATTCCCAGCACGGATGGGCTGACCCCATTCAGGCCAACCCCTACTATCCGTTCGGAGACGCATACAACCTGCCCTACGACATCGGAATGAAACTCTGGAACATCATCGGCGGAGCCATCGCTTGGCTCCTCGACCTGCTGTTCCCCGGCAACGACGTCTCCACCTGGCTCGTCTGCGACATGACCAACAACATCTTCGCACTCGTGCTGTTCATGGTGCTGGTCTTCGCCGTCGTCTTCGTGGCTTGTCTTATATCCCTATGGGAGGAGCGTAAGGTCCTCGGAAGGGGTATGGACCGCCGTGGAACCATGATCGGTATGTGGGGATTCCTCCAGTGTGTCGCTGACGGTCTCAAGACCTTCATGAAAGACAACGTCTTCTCCAAGAAGGTCGACGGAATGACCTACTGGTGGACCGTCGCACTCATCATCGGAACCTCTGTTCTGATCGACTGTATGGTCCCCCTGTCCCCCAGGTGGTTCGTCGTCAACTACGACGCTGGACTCCTGATCATCATGGGTCTCTACGCACTTGCCCCGTTCTTCATTCTCGTATCCGGATGGTCCCAGAACAACAAGTACTCCCTTATCGGAGGAATCAGGGCCGCCGAGATGATGATCTCCTACGAGGTACCCCTCCTGATCATCATCGCCACCGCCGCACTCCTCGCCGGATCCCTCAACATCAACGACATCGTGATGGCTCAGACCAAGCACTTCTGGTATGTCATCCCCATGTTCGTCGGATTCGTCACCTTCATGATCTGCGCTACCGCAGAGTCCGAGCGTGCGCCTTTCGACCTTGCAGAGGCAGAGTCCGAGCTGGTCGAGGGATGGCAGACCGAGTACGGAGGTATGAAATGGGGTCTCATCATGCTCGCTGACTACCTCAGAGGAGCCTGTTCCTGCGGAATCATCGTCCTTCTGTTCTTCGGAGGCTGGAACCTTCCCTTCATGGAGTGGACCTACTTCCTCGGAGACGGAATCGCGAGCTTCCACCAGAACTTCATGTGGTGGTTCCCCGCACCTGAGCTGACCTTCCTCCTGAAGGCCTGGCTGGTGTTCTTCGTCATGATCGCCATCAGGCTCGGAACCGGACGTGTCAGGACCGATACCATCCTCAACCTCGGATGGAAGGTCTTCATGCCCCTCTCCATCCTCAACTTGGTCATCGTCCTCATCTTCAAGCTCTTCATTGGAGGTGTCTTCTGA